One region of Culex pipiens pallens isolate TS chromosome 2, TS_CPP_V2, whole genome shotgun sequence genomic DNA includes:
- the LOC120421709 gene encoding gastrula zinc finger protein XlCGF26.1-like codes for MEAKQDPCRICFVSLEGNISLSDSFNGSSLIEMLRCCVKLEVHENDGLPYECCTSCKDDLLVAYSFVVRFLESDAKFRKLLEDASSVDRLSEKEPRTVCSVKPQYKLGEELVFVEQFVDTCNDAAEITAIKDESADSSEDEFDALSDDGDHGEQEEEVRVKRTNYTSTPKRCCRCKTRLHSIKQVQEHSKIHEESRITDTRRIKLRPYECSNCFKRYTKQRALELHQREMYADKPFQCDECEEDFHSASQLEEHKDSHGKEKVPKKGPFPKCCACYQQFESEDQLRAHGNEVHLPESQKCSSENENQFSCDVCYRRYKSKRILMDHKSKPYRTKQYQCSQCGRIFRDKCALSDHERCHQGERPFVCAVCSKTFAIKDSFRKHVKSHSIEEDRFKCEICQKGFKTKGNLKDHYITHAPDYRPLSCTLCSATFARKSCLNSHMRMHTGEKPFKCDQCDASYAFSTDLKRHRMAHQGIKPFVCTICGRGYPRKDYLRKHMANHLTQT; via the exons ATGGAAGCAAAACAGGATCCCTGCCGGATTTGCTTCGTCTCATTAGAAGGAAACATTTCGTTGAGTGATTCCTTCAATGGAAGCTCGCTTATTGAGATGTTACGGTGCTGCGTTAAGCTAGAG GTTCATGAAAACGATGGTCTTCCCTACGAATGTTGTACAAGCTGTAAAGACGATCTGTTAGTTGCTTACAGCTTTGTGGTTCGATTTCTTGAATCAGATGCCAAATTCAGGAAACTGCTAGAAGATGCGTCTTCAGTTGACAG GTTATCAGAAAAAGAGCCACGAACGGTATGTTCGGTTAAGCCGCAGTACAAACTTGGTGAGGAACTTGTATTTGTCGAACAATTTGTGGATACTTGTAACGATGCCGCGGAAATCACCGCAATCAAAGATGAGTCCGCTGACAGTTCTGAAGACGAATTCGATGCGCTCAGTGACGATGGAGATCATGGCGAGCAAGAAGAGGAAGTCAGAGTTAAACGAACAAACTACACGTCGACGCCTAAACGATGTTGTAGGTGTAAAACGCGACTTCACAGTATCAAGCAGGTCCAAGAGCACTCCAAAATCCACGAGGAATCCAGAATCACCGATACTCGTCGCATCAAATTACGACCTTATGAGTGCTCGAACTGCTTCAAGCGGTACACTAAACAGCGAGCTTTGGAGCTTCACCAACGCGAGATGTACGCCGATAAGCCTTTTCAGTGTGACGAATGTGAAGAAGACTTCCATTCTGCATCGCAACTAGAAGAACACAAGGATAGCCACGGAAAGGAAAAGGTTCCCAAGAAAGGACCTTTTCCAAAGTGCTGTGCATGTTACCAACAGTTTGAATCTGAAGATCAGCTCAGAGCACATGGGAACGAAGTCCATCTGCCTGAAAGTCAGAAGTGTTCAAGCGAAAACGAGAACCAGTTCAGCTGTGACGTGTGCTACCGTCGGTACAAATCCAAGCGTATTCTCATGGATCACAAATCAAAGCCATACCGGACAAAGCAGTACCAGTGTTCGCAGTGTGGAAGGATCTTCCGCGATAAATGTGCCCTCTCAGACCACGAACGGTGTCATCAGGGTGAGCGACCGTTTGTTTGTGCCGTTTGCTCGAAAACGTTTGCCATTAAGGATTCCTTCCGGAAGCACGTGAAATCGCACTCGATCGAAGAGGATCGCTTCAAGTGCGAGATATGCCAGAAAGGGTTCAAAACTAAGGGAAATCTGAAGGATCATTACATAACACACGCGCCCGACTATCGGCCGCTCAGTTGCACCCTTTGTTCGGCCACTTTTGCGCGTAAGTCTTGCCTGAACTCGCATATGCGGATGCACACGGGAGAGAAACCGTTTAAATGTGACCAGTGCGATGCTAGCTATGCGTTCTCGACGGATTTGAAGCGGCATCGGATGGCCCATCAGGGAATTAAGCCGTTTGTTTGTACAATCTGTGGGCGCGGATATCCGCGGAAGGATTATCTGCGTAAACACATGGCTAACCATTTGACTCAGACGTGA
- the LOC120421714 gene encoding oocyte zinc finger protein XlCOF6-like: MTAHPGTLSMDTFHSSCRICSSVVASAVPLNNFPDSSTSSLADMLRYCVNLEINEYDGLPYQCCEQCKADLVVAYKLVIRCHQSDAKFRGLLMDSKTDARDSLMESDEFPQLVDSLIKTEVSEDVLNDECVYAEPLQPEVDVKPIVKKEKRREVSEDSDSEDDDEDYADPDFKQESEDDEEETSKKPVTKRGRRPANKEIKRCCRCKEKLSTMEEVLQHSQTVHANTKVTDRARMEARPYECDVCFKRYTTRKALALHKEQLYVENEFKCDKCEEDFKSKSLLDQHIESHAREMIQPYCNRKGQLPRCCACYEQFENDELLKAHAAENHQPESLTADDKDNQYSCDVCFRRYKSLRILRDHQLKAYRVQSYQCATCGRIFRDKTAMADHERSHEEGKSFVCPICAKTFVMKDSFRKHVRAHSIAADRYKCEVCGRGFKTNSNLKNHLITHNPNHRPLQCTLCPSSFAWKTCLQAHMKLHTGEKPFKCDQCDASYAFSTDLKRHIMAHQGIKPFVCTICGRGYPRKDYLRKHMANHLTQA; encoded by the exons ATGACCGCCCACCCGGGAACCCTGTCCATGGACACATTCCACAGCTCCTGTCGGATCTGCTCGTCGGTGGTAGCGAGCGCTGTTCCGCTGAACAACTTCCCGGACAGCAGTACCAGCAGCTTGGCCGATATGCTGCGGTACTGTGTGAATCTAGAG ATCAACGAATACGATGGTCTTCCGTACCAATGCTGTGAGCAATGCAAAGCGGACCTGGTTGTTGCGTACAAACTGGTCATCCGGTGCCATCAGTCCGATGCCAAGTTCCGGGGGTTGCTTATGGATAGCAAAACCGATGCTAG GGATTCGTTGATGGAAAGTGATGAGTTTCCTCAGTTGGTAGACAGCTTGATAAAAACTGAAGTCTCCGAAGACGTGCTGAACGATGAGTGCGTTTACGCAGAACCACTGCAGCCGGAGGTGGATGTAAAGCCGATTGTGAAGAAAGAGAAACGCCGTGAAGTCTCGGAAGATAGTGATTCCGAAGACGACGATGAAGACTATGCTGATCCGGATTTTAAGCAGGAAAGTGAGGATGATGAAGAGGAAACCAGCAAAAAGCCAGTAACGAAGAGAGGCCGGAGACCAGCGAATAAGGAAATCAAACGATGCTGCAGATGTAAAGAGAAGCTGTCTACAATGGAGGAGGTGCTCCAACATTCGCAAACGGTTCATGCCAACACCAAGGTTACGGACCGAGCAAGAATGGAGGCGCGTCCGTACGAGTGTGACGTGTGTTTCAAACGGTACACCACCAGGAAAGCTCTAGCTCTGCACAAGGAGCAACTGTACGTTGAAAACGAATTCAAATGTGATAAGTGTGAGGAAGACTTTAAGAGCAAAAGTCTTCTCGATCAGCACATCGAGTCACACGCAAGGGAAATGATTCAACCGTATTGCAATCGCAAGGGACAACTACCGCGATGCTGCGCGTGCTACGAACAGTTTGAAAATGACGAACTACTTAAGGCACACGCCGCAGAAAACCACCAGCCGGAAAGTCTCACCGCAGACGATAAAGACAATCAGTATTCTTGCGACGTGTGCTTTCGACGGTACAAAAGCTTGCGAATCCTTCGGGATCATCAACTCAAAGCGTACCGCGTGCAATCGTATCAATGCGCGACCTGTGGCCGTATCTTTCGGGACAAAACGGCAATGGCCGATCACGAACGCTCGCACGAAGAAGGGAAATCCTTCGTTTGTCCAATTTGTGCGAAAACTTTTGTCATGAAGGACTCATTCCGGAAGCACGTACGAGCTCACTCCATAGCAGCGGATCGATACAAGTGCGAGGTGTGTGGAAGAGGATTCAAAACGAATTCCAACCTGAAGAACCACCTGATTACCCACAATCCGAACCACCGGCCGCTCCAGTGTACGCTGTGTCCATCATCGTTCGCCTGGAAAACCTGTTTGCAGGCTCATATGAAACTGCACACGGGAGAGAAACCATTCAAGTGTGATCAGTGCGACGCTAGTTATGCATTCTCGACGGATCTTAAGCGACACATCATGGCCCACCAAGGCATAAAGCCGTTTGTTTGTACTATCTGTGGGCGCGGATACCCACGTAAGGATTACCTGCGAAAACACATGGCCAATCACTTGACGCAGGCGTGA